The Vibrio echinoideorum genome includes a region encoding these proteins:
- the istB gene encoding IS21-like element ISVch3 family helper ATPase IstB has translation MNALNDQLKTLRLSHVAKALEQQQEQLTTYAELDFEERLSLLLESEILNRNQSKIQRLKRQAKLRVDAQPSQLIYKEGRNLNRKQMSELLTGSYLYKHQNILVTGPTGAGKTYLACALATSACDQQQTVKYYRLTRLLDDLTAGRLDGSYQKQLQSLAKKTLLILDDWGMEKLTQEHAGHLLEVLEERYQNSSTIVISQLPVREWYNMIGNATVADALMDRLVHNSHRIELGGESMRKLAQSDHLE, from the coding sequence ATGAATGCACTGAACGACCAACTCAAAACCCTACGCTTGAGCCATGTAGCGAAAGCATTAGAGCAGCAGCAAGAGCAACTGACCACCTACGCAGAACTGGACTTCGAGGAAAGGCTAAGCCTACTTCTGGAAAGCGAGATCTTGAATCGCAATCAGAGCAAAATCCAACGCTTAAAACGACAAGCCAAGCTGAGAGTAGATGCGCAGCCGAGCCAACTCATCTATAAGGAGGGACGAAACCTCAATCGTAAACAGATGAGCGAACTTCTGACGGGCAGTTATCTATACAAACACCAGAACATCTTGGTTACAGGCCCAACAGGCGCAGGCAAAACGTATCTTGCCTGCGCACTGGCAACCAGCGCCTGTGACCAACAACAAACGGTTAAGTACTACCGATTAACTCGCTTGCTTGACGACCTGACCGCTGGTCGTCTGGATGGTAGCTATCAAAAGCAACTCCAATCGCTGGCTAAGAAAACCTTACTGATCCTCGACGACTGGGGGATGGAAAAACTCACTCAAGAGCATGCGGGTCACTTATTAGAAGTGCTGGAAGAGCGTTATCAAAACAGCAGCACAATCGTCATCAGCCAGTTACCTGTAAGGGAGTGGTACAACATGATCGGCAACGCCACCGTCGCGGACGCGCTAATGGATCGGTTAGTACACAATAGTCATAGAATAGAACTGGGAGGTGAGTCAATGAGAAAACTGGCGCAATCCGATCACTTAGAGTAA
- the istA gene encoding IS21 family transposase, with protein MAKKRTPMNKIKEVLRLKYDCGLSNRGIASCLKLGPSTVSELLTRFKQSQLGWPLPDSCSDADLTQTLYHGKKVSRDKVMPDFTQYAVELRRKGMTKMLLWQEYHEQYQEQAYAYTQFCEHFTRWFKTQKRSMRQLHVAGDKLFIDYCGPRLQVVNPDTGEVREAEVFVATLGASNYTYVEAFPSQGKPYWLEAHANAFEHFGGVPQLLVPDNLRSAVTKANRYEPRLNDSYQKLANHYQTAVMPARPYKPKDKAKAENAVLLVERWIMMRLRHQAFHTFKELNLAIRELMNELNQREMKQYGASRQALFDKLDKPALKPLPRQRYLYTETKRAKVGPDYHIEYRRHYYSVPHQLVGHHVELEASNRLVQIYHQGNLVAQHPRSQRERGNSTQPEHMPSNHQHQKWSPGRLLSWGANIGPATREVVNKMLNSKPHPEQSYRSCLGLLSLSKTYGESRLEQACKDALMLTKSNYTFISNLLKNNREGQLSKDNTSTPNLVHSNVRGPNSYH; from the coding sequence CTGCGGTCTCTCAAATCGTGGTATCGCTTCTTGCCTTAAACTCGGCCCGTCCACCGTATCAGAACTCCTTACTCGCTTTAAACAAAGCCAACTTGGTTGGCCTCTACCCGACAGTTGCAGCGATGCAGATCTCACACAGACGCTGTATCACGGCAAGAAAGTCAGTCGAGATAAAGTTATGCCAGACTTCACTCAATACGCAGTCGAACTCAGGCGTAAAGGTATGACAAAGATGCTGCTCTGGCAGGAGTATCATGAGCAATATCAAGAGCAAGCTTACGCTTACACTCAGTTCTGCGAGCACTTCACTCGTTGGTTCAAAACCCAAAAACGCAGCATGCGCCAGCTTCATGTTGCAGGTGATAAACTGTTTATCGATTACTGTGGGCCTCGGCTTCAGGTGGTCAACCCTGACACAGGCGAAGTGCGCGAAGCGGAGGTGTTCGTCGCGACTTTAGGCGCGTCCAATTACACTTATGTTGAAGCCTTCCCCAGCCAAGGGAAGCCCTACTGGTTAGAGGCGCATGCGAATGCGTTCGAACACTTCGGTGGCGTACCACAACTCTTAGTTCCCGATAACCTACGCAGCGCAGTCACCAAAGCCAATCGTTATGAGCCGAGACTGAACGACAGCTATCAAAAGCTGGCTAATCACTATCAAACAGCCGTGATGCCTGCTCGCCCCTACAAACCGAAAGACAAAGCCAAGGCAGAGAATGCCGTGCTCCTAGTAGAACGCTGGATCATGATGCGGTTGCGACACCAAGCCTTCCACACTTTTAAAGAGTTGAATCTCGCCATCCGTGAACTCATGAATGAGTTAAATCAGCGTGAGATGAAACAGTATGGCGCCAGCCGCCAAGCGCTGTTCGATAAACTCGACAAACCTGCATTAAAGCCACTGCCTAGGCAGCGTTACCTGTATACCGAAACTAAACGAGCCAAAGTTGGCCCTGACTATCACATCGAATATCGCCGTCATTACTACTCGGTTCCCCATCAACTTGTTGGTCACCATGTCGAGTTGGAAGCCTCTAATCGCCTGGTGCAGATCTACCATCAAGGTAACTTGGTGGCCCAGCATCCACGTAGCCAAAGAGAGCGAGGAAACAGCACCCAACCAGAGCACATGCCAAGCAACCATCAACATCAGAAGTGGTCGCCAGGGCGCTTGCTTAGCTGGGGAGCCAATATCGGCCCAGCCACACGAGAAGTCGTCAATAAGATGCTGAACTCCAAGCCTCATCCAGAGCAGTCTTATCGTTCCTGCCTTGGCTTGCTCAGCCTCAGTAAAACCTATGGCGAATCGCGCCTAGAGCAAGCCTGTAAAGATGCGCTGATGCTGACAAAATCCAATTACACCTTCATCAGCAATTTGTTGAAAAACAATCGTGAAGGACAACTGAGTAAAGACAACACGAGTACGCCAAATCTTGTTCATAGCAATGTTCGTGGCCCGAACAGTTATCACTAG